In one window of Deltaproteobacteria bacterium CG2_30_66_27 DNA:
- a CDS encoding heat-inducible transcription repressor HrcA, producing the protein MASGMDGRTTRVLRHIVEDYIATAEPVGSRTISKKMGRVLSPATIRNIMADLEEAGYLAQPHTSAGRVPTGAGFRYYIDHLLSRQILARGEMDQLHRAAGEGNGPADELVRQVSRLLSNLARQASVVVVSSPEQQVLRSVSLMRAGAERILLVTVMRSGWVQHRLIEGEPDLSGDELEKISAYLNELAEGRTLPQLRARILAELGKEKARYDRVMGRALTMGARALADAAPGEVFIEGRANILEQPEFSEDVHRLKRILRAFEEKSVIFRLLDRAMESRVIQVSVGVENTVEELPDISVVASGYRQGASSVGSIGLIGPVRMDYSRVIPLVEYAASLLTTMFEDR; encoded by the coding sequence ATGGCTTCCGGGATGGACGGTCGCACGACTCGGGTCCTGCGCCACATCGTCGAGGATTACATCGCCACGGCGGAGCCGGTCGGGTCGAGGACCATCTCCAAGAAGATGGGGCGGGTTCTTTCGCCCGCGACGATCCGCAACATCATGGCGGACCTCGAGGAGGCGGGGTATCTCGCCCAGCCGCACACCTCCGCGGGTCGCGTCCCCACCGGCGCGGGATTCCGGTACTACATCGACCACCTCCTGTCCCGGCAAATCCTCGCCCGTGGCGAGATGGACCAGCTGCACCGCGCGGCGGGCGAAGGGAACGGCCCGGCGGACGAGCTGGTGCGGCAGGTCAGCCGCCTGCTGTCGAACCTTGCCCGCCAGGCGAGCGTCGTCGTGGTTTCCTCGCCGGAACAGCAGGTCCTGCGCTCCGTGAGCCTCATGCGCGCGGGGGCGGAGAGGATCCTCCTGGTCACGGTGATGCGCAGCGGATGGGTTCAGCACCGGCTGATCGAGGGCGAGCCGGACCTCTCCGGAGACGAGCTCGAGAAGATCAGCGCCTACCTCAACGAGCTGGCGGAGGGGCGGACGCTGCCGCAGTTGCGCGCCCGGATCCTCGCCGAGCTCGGCAAGGAGAAGGCCCGGTACGACCGGGTGATGGGGCGTGCCCTCACGATGGGCGCCCGGGCGCTCGCGGACGCCGCTCCCGGCGAGGTCTTCATCGAGGGACGCGCCAACATCCTCGAACAGCCCGAGTTCTCCGAGGACGTCCACCGCCTGAAGCGGATTCTGCGCGCCTTCGAGGAGAAGAGCGTGATCTTCCGCCTGCTCGACCGGGCGATGGAGAGTCGGGTGATCCAGGTGTCCGTCGGGGTCGAAAACACGGTGGAAGAGCTTCCGGACATCTCGGTGGTCGCCTCGGGGTACCGGCAGGGCGCCTCCTCCGTGGGGAGCATCGGCCTCATCGGGCCCGTCCGGATGGACTACTCCCGGGTGATCCCGCTGGTCGAGTACGCCGCGAGCCTGCTCACCACGATGTTCGAGGACCGTTAG